The proteins below are encoded in one region of Winogradskyella helgolandensis:
- the fusA gene encoding elongation factor G, with product MARDLKLTRNIGIAAHIDAGKTTTTERILFYTGVSHKIGEVHDGASTMDWMEQEAERGITITSAATTCDWTFPKENGEPTAEAQDYHFNIIDTPGHVDFTVEVNRSLRVLDGLVFLFSAVDGVEPQSETNWRLADNYKVPRIGFVNKMDRQGSDFLGVCQQVKDMLKSNAVPIVLNIGDEDDFKGIVDLVKNRAIVWHDDNFGSTFDVVPIPEDMKDEVRKYRALLIEEVAGYDENLLEKFMEDEDSITEDEVHAALRAAVMDMAIIPMVCGSSFKNKGVQFLLDAVCRYLPSPMDKEGVVGVNPDTEKEEIRKPSVKEPFAALAFKIATDPFVGRLAFFRAYSGRLDAGSYVLNNRSGKKERISRIYQMHANKQNAIDYIEAGDIGAAVGFKSIKTGDTLTDEKHPIVLESMDFPDPVIGIAVEPKTKADVDKLGMGLAKLAEEDPTFTVRSDEASGQTIISGMGELHLDIIVDRLRREFKVEVNQGQPQVEYKEAITQSADHREVYKKQSGGRGKFADIVFTIEPADEGVVGLQFESVIKGGNVPKEFIPSIEKGFKMAMQNGPLAGFEVDAMKVTLRDGSYHDVDSDQLSFELAAKLGFKNSARAAKAVIMEPIMKLEVITPEENMGDIVGDLNRRRGQMSSMGDRAGAKTVKATVPLSEMFGYVTTLRTLSSGRATSTMEFSHYAETPKNVSEEVIAAAKGVES from the coding sequence ATGGCAAGAGATTTAAAATTAACAAGAAATATAGGAATTGCTGCTCACATTGATGCTGGTAAAACAACAACAACAGAGCGTATTCTTTTTTATACAGGAGTTTCGCACAAAATTGGAGAAGTACATGATGGTGCTTCTACAATGGACTGGATGGAGCAAGAAGCAGAAAGAGGTATTACAATTACTTCTGCTGCAACTACTTGTGACTGGACATTTCCTAAAGAAAATGGTGAGCCAACGGCTGAAGCTCAAGATTACCATTTTAACATTATTGATACACCTGGTCACGTAGATTTTACGGTTGAAGTAAACCGTTCGTTACGTGTGTTGGATGGTTTGGTATTCTTATTTAGTGCAGTTGATGGTGTTGAGCCACAATCTGAAACTAACTGGAGACTAGCAGATAACTATAAAGTTCCAAGAATTGGTTTCGTTAACAAAATGGACCGTCAAGGATCTGACTTTTTAGGAGTTTGTCAGCAAGTAAAAGATATGTTGAAGTCTAACGCAGTGCCAATTGTTTTAAACATTGGTGATGAAGATGATTTTAAAGGTATTGTAGATTTAGTTAAAAACAGAGCTATTGTATGGCATGATGATAATTTCGGATCTACATTCGATGTTGTGCCAATTCCTGAAGACATGAAAGATGAAGTACGTAAGTATCGTGCTTTATTAATTGAAGAGGTAGCTGGCTATGATGAGAACTTATTAGAGAAATTCATGGAAGATGAAGACTCTATTACAGAAGACGAGGTGCACGCTGCACTTAGAGCTGCTGTAATGGATATGGCTATCATTCCTATGGTTTGTGGTTCTTCATTTAAAAATAAGGGTGTTCAATTCTTATTAGATGCTGTTTGTCGTTACTTGCCTTCACCAATGGATAAAGAAGGTGTAGTTGGTGTTAATCCTGACACAGAGAAAGAAGAAATTCGTAAGCCAAGTGTAAAAGAACCATTTGCAGCTTTAGCATTTAAAATTGCAACTGATCCTTTCGTAGGTCGTTTAGCCTTTTTTAGAGCGTATTCTGGTCGTTTAGATGCAGGTTCTTACGTTTTAAATAACCGTTCAGGTAAAAAAGAGCGTATTTCTCGTATTTATCAAATGCATGCTAATAAGCAAAATGCAATTGATTATATAGAAGCGGGAGATATTGGAGCTGCTGTTGGATTTAAATCTATTAAAACAGGAGATACACTTACAGATGAAAAACATCCTATTGTTTTAGAATCTATGGACTTCCCTGATCCAGTAATTGGTATTGCGGTTGAACCTAAGACTAAAGCAGATGTTGATAAATTGGGTATGGGCTTAGCTAAATTAGCTGAGGAAGATCCTACATTTACAGTGAGAAGTGACGAAGCTTCAGGACAGACAATTATTTCTGGAATGGGTGAATTACACTTAGATATTATTGTAGATCGTTTAAGAAGAGAATTTAAAGTTGAGGTTAACCAAGGTCAGCCACAAGTTGAATATAAAGAAGCTATTACACAATCTGCGGATCATAGAGAAGTTTATAAGAAACAATCTGGTGGTCGTGGTAAGTTTGCTGATATCGTGTTTACGATTGAGCCAGCGGACGAAGGTGTTGTAGGATTACAGTTTGAATCTGTAATTAAAGGTGGTAACGTTCCTAAAGAATTTATACCTTCAATTGAAAAAGGATTCAAAATGGCAATGCAGAACGGACCATTAGCAGGTTTTGAAGTAGATGCAATGAAAGTAACATTGAGAGATGGATCTTATCATGATGTCGATTCAGATCAACTATCTTTCGAATTAGCAGCAAAATTAGGATTTAAAAATTCTGCAAGAGCAGCTAAGGCGGTTATAATGGAGCCAATCATGAAGCTTGAGGTGATTACACCAGAAGAAAACATGGGTGATATTGTTGGTGATTTAAACAGAAGAAGAGGTCAAATGAGTAGTATGGGTGACAGAGCTGGTGCAAAAACTGTAAAAGCTACTGTGCCATTATCTGAAATGTTTGGTTATGTAACTACATTAAGAACATTATCTTCAGGTAGAGCAACATCTACAATGGAATTTTCACACTATGCAGAAACACCTAAAAATGTTTCAGAAGAAGTAATTGCAGCAGCTAAAGGCGTTGAATCGTAA
- the rpsJ gene encoding 30S ribosomal protein S10, which yields MSQKIRIKLKSYDHNLVDKSADKIVKTVKSTGAVVTGPIPLPTHKKIFTVLRSPHVNKKSREQFQLSSYKRLLDIYSSSSKTIDALMKLELPSGVEVEIKV from the coding sequence ATGAGTCAAAAAATCAGAATAAAATTAAAATCTTACGATCACAACTTAGTGGACAAGTCTGCTGATAAGATTGTAAAAACAGTAAAAAGTACAGGTGCAGTAGTAACAGGACCAATTCCATTACCAACTCACAAAAAGATTTTCACTGTATTACGTTCACCACACGTAAATAAGAAGTCTAGAGAACAATTTCAATTAAGCTCTTACAAGCGTTTATTAGATATTTACTCTTCATCTTCTAAAACAATTGATGCTTTAATGAAACTTGAATTACCAAGTGGAGTAGAAGTTGAGATCAAAGTGTAA
- the rplC gene encoding 50S ribosomal protein L3 produces the protein MSGLIGKKIGMTSIFDENGKNIPCTVIEAGPCIVTQVRTEEVDGYSALQLGFDDATEKSATKADLGHAKKAGTSVKRKVVEFKGFDSEYKLGDSITVEQFIEGEFVDVAGTSKGKGFQGVVKRHGFGGVGQATHGQHNRLRAPGSIGAASYPARVFKGMKMAGRMGGDTVKVQNLRVYKVVPEKNLLVVKGCVPGHKNSYVIIEK, from the coding sequence ATGTCTGGGTTAATTGGAAAAAAAATCGGTATGACCAGCATTTTCGATGAAAATGGGAAGAACATTCCTTGTACAGTAATCGAAGCTGGACCATGTATCGTTACCCAAGTCAGAACTGAAGAAGTGGATGGTTATTCTGCACTTCAATTAGGTTTCGATGACGCGACAGAAAAAAGCGCTACTAAAGCAGACTTAGGTCATGCTAAAAAAGCGGGTACTTCTGTAAAACGCAAAGTTGTTGAATTCAAAGGTTTTGATTCGGAGTACAAATTAGGTGATTCTATCACTGTAGAACAATTTATTGAAGGTGAATTTGTGGATGTTGCAGGTACTTCTAAAGGTAAAGGTTTTCAAGGTGTAGTAAAGCGTCACGGATTCGGTGGTGTAGGTCAAGCAACGCATGGTCAACATAACCGTTTAAGAGCTCCTGGTTCTATTGGTGCAGCTTCTTATCCTGCGAGAGTATTCAAAGGAATGAAGATGGCCGGAAGAATGGGTGGAGACACAGTTAAAGTTCAAAATTTAAGAGTTTACAAAGTAGTTCCAGAAAAGAACTTGCTAGTGGTAAAAGGATGTGTTCCTGGTCACAAGAATTCTTATGTAATCATTGAGAAATAA
- the rplD gene encoding 50S ribosomal protein L4, with protein MKIAVLDINGKDTGRQAELSKDVFAIEPNNHAVYLDVKQYLANQRQGTHKAKERADISGSTRKIKKQKGTGTARAGSIKSGVFRGGGRMFGPRPRNYGFKLNKNLKRLARRSALSIKANDKSILVMEDFNFEAPKTKNFLNVLKALEVENKKSLIVLGGTNNNVYLSSRNFKGSEVITASELSTYKIMNANKVILIESALEGIESNLSK; from the coding sequence ATGAAGATAGCAGTTTTAGATATAAACGGAAAAGATACGGGTAGACAAGCAGAGCTTTCTAAAGACGTATTCGCTATAGAGCCTAATAATCACGCTGTCTATTTAGATGTTAAGCAATACTTAGCAAATCAAAGACAAGGGACGCATAAGGCAAAAGAAAGAGCAGATATCTCTGGTAGTACACGTAAGATAAAGAAACAGAAAGGTACTGGTACTGCAAGAGCAGGTAGTATTAAGTCTGGTGTATTTAGAGGTGGTGGTCGTATGTTTGGTCCTAGACCAAGAAATTATGGTTTTAAATTAAATAAAAACCTTAAGCGATTAGCACGTAGATCTGCATTAAGTATTAAAGCAAATGATAAGTCAATTTTAGTAATGGAAGACTTCAATTTTGAAGCCCCTAAGACTAAAAATTTCTTGAATGTTTTAAAGGCTTTAGAGGTTGAAAACAAAAAATCTCTTATTGTGTTGGGTGGTACAAATAATAATGTATATTTGTCCTCACGCAATTTTAAAGGTTCTGAAGTTATAACTGCTTCGGAATTAAGTACTTATAAGATTATGAATGCTAATAAAGTGATTCTAATTGAAAGTGCATTAGAAGGAATTGAATCGAATTTAAGTAAATAG
- the rplW gene encoding 50S ribosomal protein L23, translating into MSILKKPIITEKATMQSESLNAFAFEVNPKANKVEIKKAVEAAYGVSVEKVRTINVRPDRKTKFTKTGVQHGKTNAIKKAIVQLAEGETIDLYTNM; encoded by the coding sequence ATGAGTATCTTAAAAAAACCTATAATCACAGAAAAGGCGACCATGCAAAGTGAGTCGTTAAATGCTTTTGCATTTGAAGTGAATCCTAAGGCGAACAAGGTAGAAATCAAAAAAGCGGTGGAAGCTGCTTATGGAGTTTCTGTTGAAAAAGTTCGTACAATAAATGTCCGTCCAGATCGTAAGACCAAGTTTACAAAAACTGGTGTTCAACATGGTAAAACAAATGCTATTAAAAAAGCAATTGTACAACTGGCGGAAGGTGAAACAATAGATTTATACACTAACATGTAA
- the rplB gene encoding 50S ribosomal protein L2, whose translation MSVRKLKPITSGQRFRVVNGFDAITTDKPEKSLLAPKKRSGGRNNRGKMTIRQVGGGHKKRYRIIDFKRNKAGVPGEVKSIEYDPNRTAFIALLNYQDGEKRYVIAQNGLQVGQNIVSGETGIAPEIGNAMPLSEIPLGTIISCIELRPGQGAVMARSAGAFAQLMARGDKFATVKLPSGETRMILVTCMATIGAISNSDHQLLVSGKAGRSRWLGRRPRVRPVVMNPVDHPMGGGEGKSSGGHPRNRNGVPAKGFRTRSKTKSSNKYIVERRKK comes from the coding sequence ATGTCAGTAAGAAAATTAAAACCGATCACATCAGGTCAGCGATTTAGAGTAGTAAATGGATTCGATGCCATTACTACTGATAAGCCGGAGAAAAGCTTGCTTGCTCCGAAAAAGAGATCTGGTGGTAGAAACAATCGAGGAAAAATGACAATTCGCCAAGTAGGTGGAGGTCATAAGAAGAGGTATCGTATTATCGATTTCAAACGTAACAAAGCTGGTGTACCTGGTGAAGTTAAGTCAATTGAATACGATCCAAACAGAACAGCATTTATTGCGCTATTAAACTACCAAGATGGTGAGAAACGTTACGTTATCGCTCAAAATGGTTTACAAGTAGGGCAAAATATAGTGTCTGGTGAAACAGGTATCGCTCCAGAAATTGGAAATGCAATGCCTTTAAGTGAAATACCATTAGGAACAATTATTTCTTGTATTGAGTTACGTCCTGGTCAAGGTGCTGTAATGGCTCGTAGTGCTGGTGCATTTGCTCAATTAATGGCAAGAGGTGATAAATTTGCTACAGTAAAATTACCGTCTGGTGAAACTAGAATGATTCTAGTAACTTGTATGGCAACTATTGGTGCGATTTCGAATTCAGATCATCAATTATTAGTATCTGGTAAAGCAGGTAGAAGTAGATGGTTAGGTAGACGTCCAAGAGTAAGACCAGTAGTGATGAACCCAGTCGATCACCCAATGGGTGGTGGTGAAGGTAAATCTTCAGGTGGTCATCCAAGAAATAGAAACGGTGTTCCTGCTAAAGGATTTAGAACACGTTCTAAGACTAAGTCGAGTAATAAGTATATTGTAGAACGTAGAAAGAAATAA
- the rpsS gene encoding 30S ribosomal protein S19: MARSLKKGPYIHYKLDKKVAENVASNKKTVIKTWSRASMISPDFVGQTIAVHNGRQFVPVFVTENMVGHKLGEFSPTRSFRGHAGAKNKGKK; encoded by the coding sequence ATGGCACGTTCATTAAAAAAAGGACCTTATATCCACTATAAATTAGATAAGAAAGTTGCAGAAAATGTAGCTTCAAACAAAAAGACGGTGATCAAAACTTGGTCTAGAGCTTCAATGATTTCTCCGGATTTCGTTGGGCAAACTATAGCAGTTCACAATGGTCGTCAATTTGTTCCAGTATTTGTTACTGAAAATATGGTAGGTCATAAATTAGGAGAATTTTCACCAACACGATCTTTTAGAGGTCATGCAGGTGCTAAGAATAAAGGTAAAAAATAA
- the rplV gene encoding 50S ribosomal protein L22, whose product MGSRKKQMAEAIKAEKKQVAFAKLNNCPTSPRKMRLVADLVRGQKAEKALQILRFSQKEASRRLEKLVMSAIANWQAKNEDADVEEAKLFIKEIRVDGGSMLKRLRPAPQGRAHRIRKRSNHVTVVVDAINKTQS is encoded by the coding sequence ATGGGAAGTCGTAAAAAACAAATGGCGGAAGCTATTAAAGCCGAGAAAAAGCAGGTTGCTTTTGCAAAGCTAAATAACTGTCCTACATCTCCAAGAAAAATGCGTTTAGTTGCGGATTTGGTTAGAGGTCAAAAGGCAGAGAAAGCTCTTCAGATTCTTAGATTTAGTCAAAAAGAAGCGTCTCGTCGTTTAGAGAAACTTGTAATGTCTGCAATTGCAAACTGGCAAGCTAAAAACGAAGATGCTGATGTTGAAGAGGCTAAATTGTTTATCAAAGAAATTAGAGTAGATGGTGGTTCTATGTTAAAGAGATTGCGTCCAGCACCTCAAGGTAGAGCACACAGAATTAGAAAAAGATCTAACCACGTAACTGTGGTAGTAGATGCAATCAACAAAACACAAAGCTAA
- the rpsC gene encoding 30S ribosomal protein S3 produces the protein MGQKTNPIGNRLGIIRGWESNWYGGNDYGDKLAEDDKIRKYIHARLSKASVSRVIIERTLKLVTVTITTARPGIIIGKGGQEVDKLKEELKKITGKEVQLNIFEIKRPELDAFLVAASVARQIESRISYRRAIKMAIAAAIRMNAEGIKIQISGRLNGAEMARSEHYKEGRIPLSTFRADIDYALVEAHTTYGRLGIKVWIMKGEVYGKRELSPLVGLSKQQKGKGGRGGNKNQSRRRK, from the coding sequence ATGGGACAAAAGACAAATCCAATCGGAAATCGCTTAGGAATTATCAGAGGATGGGAATCTAACTGGTACGGAGGAAACGATTATGGTGATAAACTTGCCGAAGACGATAAGATTAGAAAGTATATTCATGCTCGTCTATCTAAAGCTAGTGTAAGTAGAGTAATTATTGAGCGTACGCTTAAACTTGTAACCGTTACTATAACTACTGCTAGACCTGGTATTATTATCGGGAAAGGTGGCCAAGAAGTAGATAAGTTAAAAGAAGAGCTTAAGAAAATTACTGGCAAAGAAGTTCAATTGAACATCTTTGAAATTAAGAGACCTGAACTAGATGCATTTTTAGTAGCAGCAAGTGTTGCTCGTCAAATTGAAAGCCGAATTTCATACAGACGTGCAATAAAAATGGCTATTGCCGCTGCCATCCGTATGAATGCTGAGGGAATTAAAATTCAGATTAGTGGTCGTTTAAATGGTGCTGAAATGGCACGATCAGAACACTATAAAGAAGGACGTATTCCTTTGTCTACTTTTAGAGCAGATATTGATTATGCTTTAGTAGAAGCACATACTACTTATGGTAGATTGGGCATCAAAGTTTGGATAATGAAAGGCGAAGTATATGGTAAAAGAGAACTTTCTCCATTAGTCGGTTTATCTAAACAACAAAAAGGTAAAGGTGGACGTGGTGGAAACAAGAACCAATCTCGTCGTAGAAAGTAA
- the rplP gene encoding 50S ribosomal protein L16 — translation MLQPKRTKFRKQQKGRMKGNAGRGHLLSNGTFGIKSLDSSFITARQIEAARIAATRFMKREGSLWIKIFPDKPITKKPLEVRMGKGKGAVEYWAAVVKPGRMLFEISGVPLETAQEALRLAAQKLPVKTKFIIARDYEA, via the coding sequence ATGTTACAGCCTAAAAGAACAAAATTTCGTAAGCAGCAAAAAGGACGTATGAAAGGAAATGCGGGAAGAGGTCATTTGTTATCAAATGGTACTTTCGGTATTAAATCATTAGACTCGTCGTTTATTACTGCACGTCAAATAGAAGCAGCGCGTATTGCCGCTACTCGTTTTATGAAAAGAGAAGGATCGTTATGGATTAAGATATTTCCAGACAAGCCTATTACAAAGAAACCTCTTGAAGTACGTATGGGTAAAGGTAAAGGTGCCGTAGAATATTGGGCAGCAGTGGTGAAACCAGGACGTATGTTATTTGAAATAAGTGGAGTGCCATTAGAAACAGCTCAAGAAGCGCTTCGATTAGCAGCTCAGAAACTTCCTGTAAAAACTAAGTTTATCATAGCTAGAGATTACGAAGCTTAA
- the rpmC gene encoding 50S ribosomal protein L29: MKQSEIKQLSIAELQEKLSESKKSYSDLKMAHTISPLDNPIQLRVARRAVARVATELTKRDVQ, translated from the coding sequence ATGAAGCAATCAGAAATTAAACAGCTTTCAATAGCTGAGTTACAAGAGAAACTTAGTGAATCTAAAAAGAGTTATAGTGACCTAAAAATGGCACATACTATTTCTCCATTAGATAACCCAATTCAGTTACGAGTTGCACGTCGCGCAGTAGCTAGAGTGGCAACAGAATTAACTAAAAGAGACGTACAATAA
- the rpsQ gene encoding 30S ribosomal protein S17 gives MEKRNLRKERIGIVTSNKMEKSIVVAEVKKVKHPMYGKFVLKTKKYVAHDETNDCNEGDTVKIMETRPLSKSKCWRLVEIIERAK, from the coding sequence ATGGAAAAAAGAAACTTAAGAAAAGAACGTATAGGGATCGTAACGAGTAACAAAATGGAGAAATCTATTGTTGTGGCTGAAGTTAAGAAGGTAAAACACCCTATGTATGGAAAATTCGTGTTAAAGACAAAGAAATATGTCGCACACGATGAGACAAACGACTGCAACGAAGGAGATACAGTAAAGATCATGGAAACACGACCTTTAAGTAAATCTAAATGTTGGAGATTAGTAGAAATAATTGAAAGAGCGAAGTAA
- the rplN gene encoding 50S ribosomal protein L14 produces the protein MLQQESRLKVADNTGAKEVLTIRVLGGTKRRYASVGDKIVVSVKDATPNGAIKKGAVSTAVVVRTAKEVRRPDGSYIRFDDNACVLLNPQGEMRGTRVFGPVARELRDKQFMKIVSLAPEVL, from the coding sequence ATGTTACAACAAGAATCAAGATTAAAAGTAGCTGATAACACTGGTGCAAAGGAAGTATTAACTATCCGTGTATTAGGTGGGACTAAAAGAAGGTATGCTTCTGTAGGAGATAAAATTGTAGTATCTGTAAAAGATGCAACACCAAACGGTGCCATTAAAAAAGGTGCAGTTTCTACAGCAGTAGTTGTACGTACAGCTAAAGAAGTAAGACGTCCAGATGGATCTTACATTAGATTTGACGATAATGCATGTGTACTTTTAAATCCTCAAGGGGAGATGAGAGGAACTCGTGTTTTCGGTCCTGTAGCAAGAGAACTTCGTGATAAACAATTCATGAAAATAGTATCATTAGCACCAGAAGTGCTTTAA
- the rplX gene encoding 50S ribosomal protein L24, which produces MTKLKIKSGDTVKVIAGDHKGSEGKVLKVLIDKNKAIVEGVNMVKKHTKPSAQSPQGGIVEKEASIHISNLSLLTSKGETTRVGYKMDGDNKVRFSKKSNEVI; this is translated from the coding sequence ATGACAAAGCTTAAAATAAAATCAGGAGATACAGTAAAAGTTATTGCTGGTGATCACAAAGGATCAGAAGGTAAAGTGCTTAAAGTATTAATAGATAAGAACAAAGCCATCGTAGAAGGAGTGAACATGGTTAAGAAACATACTAAACCAAGTGCACAAAGTCCTCAAGGTGGAATTGTAGAGAAAGAAGCATCTATTCATATTTCAAACTTATCGTTGTTAACTTCAAAAGGAGAAACAACAAGAGTGGGTTATAAAATGGATGGAGATAATAAAGTGAGATTTTCTAAAAAATCTAATGAAGTAATTTAA
- the rplE gene encoding 50S ribosomal protein L5 codes for MAYVARLKQEYKDKIVSALTEEFGYKNVMQVPKLTKIVISKGVGAAVADKKLIDHAVEELTKISGQKAIHTMSKKDVASFKLRKGMPIGAKVTLRGEQMYEFLDRLVTSALPRVRDFNGIKATGFDGRGNYNLGVTEQIIFPEIDIDKVNKISGMDITFVTSAETDKEAKSLLTELGLPFKKN; via the coding sequence ATGGCTTACGTTGCAAGATTAAAACAAGAGTATAAGGACAAAATTGTTTCTGCTCTTACGGAAGAATTTGGATATAAAAATGTAATGCAAGTACCTAAACTTACTAAGATAGTAATATCTAAAGGTGTTGGTGCTGCTGTTGCGGATAAGAAATTAATCGATCACGCAGTAGAAGAACTTACAAAAATATCTGGACAGAAAGCTATACACACAATGTCTAAGAAGGATGTTGCTTCTTTTAAGTTACGTAAAGGGATGCCAATTGGTGCCAAAGTAACTTTAAGAGGAGAACAAATGTATGAATTCTTAGATCGTTTGGTGACTTCAGCTTTACCACGTGTTAGAGATTTTAACGGTATTAAAGCTACAGGTTTTGATGGACGTGGAAATTATAACTTAGGTGTTACAGAACAAATTATATTCCCAGAAATAGATATTGACAAAGTCAATAAAATTTCAGGAATGGATATTACATTTGTGACTTCTGCTGAAACCGATAAGGAAGCAAAGTCATTATTAACAGAACTAGGATTACCTTTTAAAAAGAATTAA
- the rpsN gene encoding 30S ribosomal protein S14, producing the protein MAKESMKAREVKRSKTVAKYAEKRKALKEAGDYEALQKLPKNASPIRQHNRCKLTGRPKGYMRQFGISRVMFREMANQGLIPGVRKASW; encoded by the coding sequence ATGGCTAAAGAATCAATGAAAGCCCGTGAGGTTAAGCGTTCTAAAACGGTAGCTAAATATGCAGAAAAACGTAAAGCTTTGAAAGAAGCTGGCGATTATGAAGCATTACAAAAGTTACCAAAAAATGCTTCTCCAATACGTCAGCACAACCGTTGTAAACTTACAGGAAGACCTAAAGGTTACATGAGACAATTTGGTATTTCTCGTGTAATGTTCAGAGAAATGGCTAACCAAGGTTTAATTCCTGGTGTCAGAAAAGCAAGTTGGTAA
- the rpsH gene encoding 30S ribosomal protein S8, protein MNTDPIADYLTRVRNAVKANHRVVEIPASNLKKEITKILFDQGFILSYKFDDSSVQGTIKIALKYNKDTKESVIKKIQRISKPGLRKYASSNEMPRILNGLGIAIVSTSHGVMTGKQAQRENVGGEVLCYVY, encoded by the coding sequence ATGAACACAGATCCAATAGCGGATTATTTAACGCGAGTTAGAAACGCAGTTAAGGCAAATCACAGAGTGGTTGAGATTCCTGCATCTAACTTAAAAAAAGAAATAACTAAGATTTTATTCGATCAAGGATTTATCTTAAGTTATAAATTTGACGATTCTTCAGTACAAGGTACTATCAAAATTGCTTTGAAGTACAATAAAGACACTAAAGAATCTGTCATCAAAAAAATTCAAAGAATTAGTAAACCAGGTTTACGTAAATATGCTTCTTCTAACGAGATGCCAAGAATCCTTAATGGATTAGGTATTGCAATCGTTTCTACGTCTCACGGTGTGATGACAGGTAAACAAGCGCAGAGAGAAAATGTTGGTGGAGAAGTTTTATGTTACGTATACTAA
- the rplF gene encoding 50S ribosomal protein L6, with protein MSRIGKNPITVPEGVTVEIKDNVITAKGKLGELTQEYSEIEIKLEDGTITLERTSDKKDLRAKHGLYRALIANMIEGVSKGWTKELELVGVGYRASNQGQKLDLAVGFSHNIVLDIAPEVTVETISEKGKNPRVKLTSFDKQLVGQVAAKIRGFRRPEPYKGKGIKFVGEEIRRKAGKSA; from the coding sequence ATGTCAAGAATAGGTAAAAACCCAATAACAGTTCCTGAAGGTGTAACAGTTGAGATTAAGGATAACGTAATTACTGCAAAAGGTAAATTAGGTGAGTTAACTCAAGAATATTCGGAAATTGAAATTAAATTAGAAGATGGTACTATTACATTAGAGCGTACTTCTGATAAAAAAGATTTAAGAGCAAAACATGGTCTTTATAGAGCATTAATTGCTAATATGATAGAAGGTGTATCTAAAGGTTGGACCAAAGAACTAGAGTTAGTTGGTGTAGGATATAGAGCATCTAATCAAGGGCAGAAATTAGATTTAGCCGTAGGATTTTCTCATAATATCGTTTTGGACATTGCTCCAGAAGTAACAGTAGAGACAATCTCAGAAAAAGGTAAAAATCCAAGAGTTAAATTAACGTCTTTTGACAAACAATTAGTAGGCCAAGTTGCTGCAAAGATTCGTGGTTTTAGAAGACCTGAACCTTACAAAGGAAAAGGTATTAAGTTTGTTGGTGAAGAAATTAGAAGAAAAGCAGGTAAATCAGCTTAA
- the rplR gene encoding 50S ribosomal protein L18: MALTKNERRIRIKNRIRKVVSGTATKPRLAVFRSNKEIYAQIVDDVTGKTLAAASSRDKDIVKSKGNKTEVATLVGKSVGEKAMKAGVETISFDRGGYLYHGRVKSLAEGAREAGLKF; encoded by the coding sequence ATGGCATTGACAAAGAACGAAAGAAGAATAAGAATAAAAAACAGAATCCGTAAGGTAGTGTCTGGTACGGCAACGAAACCAAGATTAGCTGTTTTTAGAAGTAATAAAGAAATTTATGCTCAGATCGTAGATGATGTAACTGGTAAAACTTTAGCTGCTGCATCTTCAAGAGATAAGGACATTGTAAAGTCTAAAGGAAACAAGACAGAAGTTGCTACATTAGTAGGTAAGTCTGTTGGTGAAAAAGCTATGAAGGCTGGTGTTGAAACTATTTCTTTTGATAGAGGTGGTTACTTATATCATGGAAGAGTAAAATCATTAGCAGAAGGTGCTAGAGAAGCAGGACTTAAATTTTAA